TTGAAGTCGCACTGCGAGGCCAACAACCGCTCCTCTCAGCCCGTTCTATACAACGTCGCTTTCGCCAGGTTACAGGCGTGACCCAGGGAAAGCTCTATCAAATTAGGCGTGCTCAGTATGCGTTAGAGCTGCTCCAACAGGACGTTTCTATTTTGGATACAGTTGAAAAAGCCGGTTATTATGATCAAGCGCACCTGACCCGGTCTTTAAAACATTTTGCAGGCCAGACGCCAGCGCACGTCACGAATACGATTCAATATGAATAAATGTCGTTTTTGTACAATATTCCCCACGGCAGTTCGTTTATGCTGAGGCTATCAACCCGCCCAAGTAAATAAAGGTATTAGGAGAGCGTTATGGTGAGAAAGCTCGTTGTAACTGAATTTTTGTCCCTTGATGGCGTTATGGATGCGCCTGCATGGACGGCCCCTTATTGGAATGATGAAATTGCGAATTTCAAAGGGGAAGAATCGTTATCCAGCGATGCTCTGCTCTTGGGCCGCATCACATACGAGGGATTTGCACAAGCCTGGCCGGACAGCGAAGATGAAGGAGCGGAATATTTTAACGGTGTACGTAAGTATGTGGTATCAACGACGCTGGATCACGCCGAATGGAATAATTCTGTCCTGATTAAAGACAATATCGTGGAAGAAATTGCCAAGCTTAAGCAGCAGGAAGGTCAGAACATCATTGTGCACGGTAGTGGCGCGCTCGTGCAAACGCTCATGGAGCATGATCTGGTAGATGTTTACAGGTTGCTCGTTTACCCTGTTGTTGTGGGCCAGGGCAAGCGCTTGTTCAAAGATGGCGCACAGGCCCGGCTTAACTTAGTGGAATCCAGGTCATTTGGGACGGGTGTCACGGCCCTTGTTTACGAACCTGTCCGTGATGAATCCTGAGTTGGCTGGCTGCACAAATAGGTGTCTTTTTTGTAGGGTGCTCAACCGAGTGCCCTATCATCAAAATGCCACTTATAACGCGATATTACCTGTAAAAATAGCCTGATTTCCCTCATTTGATGGATATTTGTAGGGAATTTCCCCACAAACCTCTCGCAAAATTAAGCGTTTTCCCGACACAGCATCTGAACGCTCCCGACAGACAAAGTAGCCCCCAAAAGCCATACTATAGGCACAAACGATTCATACTCATTTGCAGCAGGGGAAAACCGGTGAGACGCCGGTACTGGGCCGCAACTGTGACAGAGGGTGAAGCCATGAGCGATCACCTTGTGAAGTCAGGTTACCCTGTAAAATGAACCGCTTTTCTCACGAGCCTTGAGAACCGGACGATCTCAGTAGATCGCCGGTTTTTTTGTTTTAACGATCTGGACGTTGACCGAGAGGAAGGACCCAACATGCCACTTTATATGTATCGTTGCCAGGCATGCCAG
The Phototrophicus methaneseepsis DNA segment above includes these coding regions:
- a CDS encoding dihydrofolate reductase family protein, with the protein product MRKLVVTEFLSLDGVMDAPAWTAPYWNDEIANFKGEESLSSDALLLGRITYEGFAQAWPDSEDEGAEYFNGVRKYVVSTTLDHAEWNNSVLIKDNIVEEIAKLKQQEGQNIIVHGSGALVQTLMEHDLVDVYRLLVYPVVVGQGKRLFKDGAQARLNLVESRSFGTGVTALVYEPVRDES